Proteins encoded within one genomic window of Vanrija pseudolonga chromosome 3, complete sequence:
- the nit-4_1 gene encoding Nitrogen assimilation transcription factor nit-4: MPADPSPSSSSNAAKQRRRHNVTQACYNCRQRKKKCDAVTPTCGTCAALKDECVWGEREDWRKPLSRAETNGLRAKVDQLEELTKHYREQIESLQAQVYAHRRDGQASSSGPPSGAAFQSVNSGITGIGGTTASDPPSVGTDGRPRRPSAKATLHDPQEDVDGMVIEDPRGQVRFHNPSSAFRHALRNPLPDAPPGASPIASTLESAPRLNNHDDPQRFARFLPNVYLTKAQHDRAVDHCFRYFTSFGQRATPHLFYRDMEIALSLDNIEDLPLLTPNYSPLLHNVIISVGLAYADEEHLHASQTRRIFYQEGTKHLEREAASPSLATVAALALRSSFSSTVGDYSIGWVYFGLASRLVYALGLHIDTSKLVAQGKLNQETYVQRNVTFWSTFCQEEMWAVYIGRMPLMLADYTVGPPEADAATDDTPWTWPPGPYGHLPPQKSWLSTCFVHTTGLFKIATEITHTVYSSGVNRSLLVQNGTVDRLSQALEDWGQTLRSEPALDLTQSTPPLPHILLLHIGLEWVNVLLFQPFSQVSARGAAQDLAIANIAMTRCHQSALKIDELGQLYHATHGMRFTPPTMAQMQYTAGTSFVLAAAQARNAAQAADDLERARRALFYLKEIGLTWGAGRQKESILSEIIAELEEKAANPNPSDENAVPQDTLLGLSQEVQTDDSTLSLAPEPSSAVAGLDTNWVGADGSLDDFVQSLLTQYVLPLGGEVDLMALLQPPQQIL; the protein is encoded by the exons ATGCCCGCAGACCCAAGTCccagtagcagcagcaacgcTGCAaaacaacgacgacgacacaaCGTCACACAAGCGTGCTACAACTGCCGACAGCG CAAGAAGAAGTGCGATGCAGTGACACCGACCTGTGGAACCTGTGCGGCGCTCAAG GATGAGTGTGTCtggggcgagcgcgaggactgGCGGAAACCCCtctcgcgcgccgagacgaACGGGCTccgcgccaaggtcgaccaGCTAGAAGAGCTCACCAAGCACTACCGCGAGCAGATCGAGTCGCTGCAGGCGCAGGTATACGCGCACCGGCGGGACGGGcaggcgagctcgtccgGCCCGCCGAGCGGTGCGGCGTTCCAGTCCGTCAACTCGGGCATCACGGGCATCGggggcacgacggcgagcgaccCGCCGAGCGTAGGCACCGACGGACGCCCACGGCGACCAAGCGCCAAGGCGACACTGCATGACCCGcaggaggacgtcgacggcatGGTT ATCGAAGACCCCCGAGGTCAGGTCAGGTTCCACAACCCCAGCTCGGCGTTCCGGCACGCCCTGCGCAACCCTCTGCCTGATGCGCCGCCCGGCGCCTCGCCCATCGCGAGCacgctcgagtcggcgccgaggctgaaCAACCACGACGACCCCCAGCGCTTCGCGCGCTTCCTCCCAAATGTTTACCTTACAAAGGCGCAGCACGACCGCGCTGTGGATCACTGCTTCCGGTACTTCACCTCGTTTG GCCAACGAGCAACACCGCACCTCTTCTACCGCGACATGGAGAtcgcgctctcgctcgacaaTATCGAGGACCTGCCGCTCCTGACGCCAAACTACTCGCCTCTGCTGCACAACGTCATCATCAGTGTCGGTCTCGcctacgccgacgaggagcacctCCACGCTTCGCAGACCCGTCGCATCTTTTACCAAGAGGGCACGAAGcatctcgagcgcgaggcggcatCGCCTTCGCTCGCGACCGTCGCGGCACTGGCCCTGCGCTCGAGTTTCTCCAGTACAGTCGGTGACTACAGTATCGGATGGGTCTACTTTGGCCTGGCGTCGCGATTGGTCTATGCCC TTGGACTGCACATCGACACGtccaagctcgtcgcgcagggCAAGCTCAACCAGGAGACATATGTCCAGCGCAACGTCACTTTCTGGTCTACATTCTGCCAGGAGGAGATGTGGGCTGTGTACATTGGGCGCATGCCGCTCATGCTCGCGGATTACAC CGTTGGTCCGCCAGAAGCCGATGCCGCTACGGATGACACACCTTGGACTTGGCCGCCTGGCCCCTACGGTCACCTGCCCCCTCAAAAGTCGTGGCTTAGCACGTGCTTCGTGCACACGACCGGTCTGTTCAAGATTGCGACAGAGATTACGCATACAGT CTACAGCAGTGGTGTCAACCGATCACTCCTGGTACAAAATGGAACAGTGGACCGCCTCAG CCAAGCCCTCGAAGACTGGGGCCAGACTCTGCGCTCCGAGCCCGCACTCGACCTCACACAGTCCACCCCACCGCTGCCGCACATCCTCCTGCTTCACATCGGCCTCGAATGGGTGAATGTGCTTCTCTTCCAGCCATTCAGCCAAGTGTCAGCACGCGGTGCGGCGCAGGACCTGGCAATCGCCAACATTGCCATGACG CGCTGCCACCAGTCAGCTCTTAAaatcgacgagctcggccagctctACCACGCGACTCACGGCATGCGCTTCACGCCCCCGACTATGGCGCAGATGCAGTACACTGCTGGCACGTCCTTtgtgctcgccgcggcgcaggcacgTAACGCTGCtcaggccgccgacgatctGGAACGTGCGCGTCGGGCGCTGTTCTATCTCAAGGAGATCGGCCTTACGTGGGGTGCTGGTCGACAGAAGGAGTCGATCTTGTCCGAGATCATTGCGGAGctggaggagaaggcggccAATCCCAACCCGTCGGACGAGAACGCGGTTCCACAG GACACACTATTGGGTCTGTCGCAAGAGGTTCAAAC CGACGACTCGACCCTGTCGCTCGCACCAGAACCATCTTCGGCtgtcgccggcctcgacaccaactgggtcggcgccgacggctcgctcgacgacttTGTCCAGAGCCTGCTGACGCAATATGTCCtgcccctcggcggcgaggtggacctGATGGCCCTCCTACAGCCGCCCCAACAGATTCTGTAG
- the SPBC460.05_0 gene encoding putative transporter, producing the protein MSDVQDIERKGSITHHESHGLDKQAALMADTHHKHDKALDALGDAGRVDMTDEQSRAVCRKIDWHILPPLMWVYFLQILDKSCVGYGAAFGLKTEAHLKGNEYSLISSSGYWAQLALCCGPTAWLIVKFPTNKLMSICIFCWGISMIGLAFSRSYGPLLANRFLLGLFEAVNIPLFTVITTTWYRRREQPLRVAAWYGTNGIASMLGSLLTFGLSFIKSPHLYVYQILFLTVGLATVITAPLIYLYLDNNPAQARFLTPEERAWAIERLRDNNTGVETKEVKWGQVLDTFTSPAIYLYFIITFCVNTGASVTNTFGPLIIQNLGGFSARQTILLNIPFGAVQSAVCFAGCIIAARYGYKGFVLIAFMLPCILGSGLLYGLGRQKSLMGPLLFGYYCIGFLFGGNPLIFSWLAANTGGHTKKSLAISMCNAGSAVGNIVGPLLFQSKDAPVYHPGLGAVLGIFVACACISGLLMALFALLNRQKEKTRVAHGKPAKIANASMDKHYKAAADDQVDSEGNRLGQQAFADMTDRENDEFVYTY; encoded by the exons ATGAGCGACGTGCAAGACATT GAAAGGAAGGGATCCATCACGCATCACGAGTCGCATGGCCTCGACAAGCAGGCGGCACTGATGGCCGACACGCACCACAAGCATgacaaggcgctcgacgcgctcggcgacgccgggcgCGTGGACATGACCGACGAGCAGAGCAGGGCCGTGTGTCGCAAGATCGACTGGCATATCCTTCCCCCGCTCATGTG GGTGTACTTCCTCCAGATCCTCGACA AGTCGTGTGTTGGTTACGGCGCCGCGTTCGGCCTCAAGACCGAGGCGCACCTCAAGGGCAACGAGTACTCgctcatctcgtcgtcgggctaCTGGGCGCAGCTGGCCCTCTGCTGTGGCCCGACGGCGTGGCTCATCGTCAAGTTCCCGACCAACAAGCTCATGTCGATCTGCATCTTCTGCTGGGGTATCTCCATGATCGGGCTTGCCTTCTCGCGCTCTTACGGTCCACTTCTCGCCAACCGCTTCCTGCTCGGCCTGTTTGAAGCCGTCAACATCCCGCTCTTCACAGTCATCACGACGACGTGGTACCGCCGCCGTGAGCAGCCCCTGCGCGTGGCAGCATGGTACGGTACCAACGGCATCGCGTCCATGCTCGGCTCGCTGCTCACCTTCGGCCTGAGCTTCATCAAGAGCCCCCACCTCTACGTCTACCAGATCCTCTTCCTGACCGTCGGTCTGGCGACTGTCATCACCGCACCCCTTATCTACCTCTATCTCGACAACAACCCCGCCCAGGCGCGCTTCCTCACGCCTGAGGAGCGCGCATGGGCTATCGAGCGGTTGAGGGACAACAACACCGGCGTTGAGACCAAGGAAGTCAAGTGGGGCCAGGTGCTCGACACGTTCACCTCGCCTGCCATCTACCTCTACTTTATCATCACGTTCTGCGTCAACACCGGCGCTTCGGTCACCAACACCTTCGGTCCTC TTATCATCCAGAACCTCGGAGGCTTCAGCGCGCGCCAAACAATTCTTCTCAACATCCCCTTTGGCGCCGTACAGTCAGCAGTGTGCTTTGCGGGGTGCATCATCGCCGCGCGGTACGGGTACAAGGGCTTCGTGCTCATCGCCTTCATGCTGCCGTGTATCCTCGGCTCGGGGCTGCTCTACGGACTGGGGCGCCAGAAGAGTCTCATGGGCCCTCTCCTGTTCGGCTACTACTGCATCGGCTTCCTGTTTGGCGGAAACCCGCTCATCTTCTCCTGGCTCGCGGCCAACACGGGCGGCCACACAAAGAAGTCGCTCGCGATCTCCATGTGCAACGCCGGCTCGGCAGTGGGCAACATTGTCGGCCCGCTCCTCTTCCAGTCAAAGGACGCGCCAGTGTACCACCCCGGTCtgggcgccgtgctcggcatCTTTGTCGCGTGCGCGTGTATCTCCGGGCTCCTTATGGCGCTGTTCGCTCTCCTCAACCGCCAGAAGGAGAAGACGCGTGTCGCCCACGGAAAGCCGGCCAAGATTGCCAACGCGTCCATGGACAAGCACTACAAGGCTGCCGCGGACGACCAGGTCGACAGCGAGGGTAACAGACTCGGACAGCAGGCCTTTGCCGACATGACGGATCGCGAGAACGATGAGTTTGTGTACACTTATtag
- the BAS1 gene encoding Myb-like DNA-binding protein BAS1 has product MADSRVSLPRRPYPGPLQPPPGQPPPAAVTAAAAAGPPNPLSFIFDNQQPLHHRSAASTLSSVSPAGPSSASASASGGSSGSASVLSASTNATTISTASYPESMSSSSAAALTAPGTGARRRRRWTQEEDDALINAVGKYGCARGPGSQWSKISEGLPGRTNKDCRKRWFHSLDPAVRKGKWSAEEDDSLRRLYAEMGPQWKEIALRIPGRKDDQVSKRWRDVLAPELTAKKPWSAEEDRLLLELLEQLGPRWTAIADKLPGRSPIACRNRSRKYRSVKNDGDSGRQDGEYIKVEDPDPYPPSHYVPSNYAASNPDPLAGPASTSTHADSVRSATEGPGSVHEFEFDFGVGGVQATPQPGPTQHPPPPPPYGANDQEEWRLPNLGLEGGMPGLAFDFGDANRTGHTPLPPPGSTPGNAADDSMGEASSLLRSFAQAQHQLHNVPPPPSLHTHAPAPAAESRLLEGWLASVGGTERAAAAAAAAAPNSLILSPDTPGPRGLGALYSDSPRPANQNPPPPASDTGSVAGATPVSNLWSLLLALDRGDPSVNVSSAFLRQLLHDGGPAANVPSPSALHKT; this is encoded by the exons ATGGCAGACTCGAGGGTGAGCCTCCCAAGGCGGCCATACCCTGGGCCGTTACAGCCTCCGCCCGGCCAGCCCCCACCGGCGGCAGtaaccgccgccgccgccgctggtcCCCCAAACCCACTATCATTCATCTTTGACAACCAACAACCCCTTCACcaccgctcggcggcctcgacgctTTCCTCCGTCTCGCCTGCTGGCccgtcctccgcctccgcctccgcgtCAGGCGGCTCCAGCGGCTCGGCTTCTGTCCTCTCGGCTTCTACCAACGCAACGACAATATCCACGGCTTCATACCCGGAAAGCatgtcgtcctcctcggcagcggcgctcACCGCCCCCGGTACCggggcccgccgccgacgccgatggacacaggaggaagacgacgcccTCATCAACGCCGTCGGCAAGTATGGCTGTGCCCGAGGACCTGGGTCGCAGTGGTCCAAGATCTCGGAGGGCCTCCCAGGCCGGACAAACAAG GACTGCCGAAAGCGTTGGTTCCACTCGCTTGACCCCGCGGTGCGCAAGGGCAAGTGGTCGGCAGAAGAAGACGACTCACTGCGCCGCCTGTACGCCGAGATGGGACCACAATGGAAAGAAATAG CACTACGGATCCCAGGACGCAAGGATGACCAGGTCTCCAAGAGATggcgcgacgtcctcgcgccAGAGTTGACTGCCAAAAAGCCATGGTCCGCCGAAGAGGACCGgctcctgctcgagctcctcgagcagcttgggCCGCGGTGGACGGCCATCGCCGACAAGCTCCCCGGGCGGAGTCCCATCGCCTGTCGCAACCGCAGCCGCAAGTACCGCTCCGTCAAGAACGACGGCGACAGTGGCCGGCAGGACGGCGAGTACATCAAGGTTGAGGATCCAGATCCGTACCCGCCTAGCCACTACGTGCCTTCCAATTACGCGGCGTCCAACCCCGACCCGCTAGCAGGcccggcgagcacgtcgacacACGCCGACTCGGTGCGCTCAGCCACAGAGGGCCCGGGTTCAGTCCACGAGTTCGAGTTTGActttggcgtcggcggcgtccaggCCACTCCGCAGCCAGGACCGACGCAgcaccctcccccgccgccaccgtaCGGCGCAAACGACCAGGAGGAATGGCGCCTCcccaacctcggcctcgagggcggcatGCCGGGCCTTGCGTTTGACTTTGGGGACGCGAACCGGACGGGCCACACGCCTctcccgccgccgggctCTACGCCaggcaacgccgccgacgatTCGATGGGCGAGGCAAGCAGCCTCCTGCGCAGCTTCGCCCAGGCGCAGCATCAACTTCACAATGTTCCTCCCCCGCCGTCACTGCATACGCATGCGCCCGCTCCTGCGGCAGAGAGCAGGCTGCTGGAAGGATGGCTcgcgagcgtcggcggcaccgagcgagctgcagctgccgctgctgctgctgctcccaaCTCTCTCATCCTCTCTCCGGATACTCCTGGACCTAGGGGCCTGGGCGCATTGTACTCTGACAGCCCGCGTCCGGCCAACCAGAACCCGCCTCCGCCAGCAAGTGACACTGGAAGCGTTGCAGGTGCTACGCCAGTGTCGAACTTGTGGTCGCTTCTGCTCGCGCTGGACAGGGGCGACCCAAGTGTCAACGTCAGCTCAGCATTCCTCAGGCAGTTGCTGCACGACGGCGGTCCTGCGGCCAATGTGCCGTCGCCATCTGCGCTGCACAAGACGTGA
- the Mfsd1_0 gene encoding Major facilitator superfamily domain-containing protein 1, translated as MTTPATEALSDYPHEKSPDDEGGVDGASTAPPPEIPTRVRVTAVCLIILFFTGVQFAESVILPLKTLLKKELKINNAQYGVVSSASSVVNTVLPIIGGGLMDRWGGKRVALVSSFIVTLGSVLAAISSVHNNYSLLVGGEILLGFGSTVSEVCQYKLYPHYVSGRHMALVFGLTLAWNRLISVIAKVAAVPMTQLDHHWGWALWISAILCAFSFGSVVAYALYERSLPKEYRPPSSRNKKQNLVQLTGIPLVLQLPKFYWIMNATQMLQHGVWAVYNANVADMQVKTRGTTQEAAGYNSSLQSVIPVVLTPVAGFFFDRVGHRMTFVSLTAALYIVVFVLIGLTKVNALAPIILSSFAYVTNLLPYFAALPILIDGTELLGTAFGVFQAFANSGSLIMNVAVGAIQDNTPHQKYDRVIYLLIALKVVDVVLGPVYIYLDRRWLRGSLQLPERTRVAILDEVHAEGDTLEGLKTSKLTTAVCGGILIAMTITGITIYVIYSLGASDS; from the exons ATGACTACCCCCGCGACGGAAGCGCTATCTGATTACCCGCACGAGAAgtcgcccgacgacgagggcggggtagacggcgcctcgaccgccccgccgcccgagatCCCGACCCGCGTGCGCGTCACGGCCGTGTGCCTCATCATCCTCTTCTTCACTGGTGTCCAGTTCGCCGAGAGCGTCATTCTGCCGCTTAAGACGCTGCTGAAGAAGGAGCTCAAGATCAACA ATGCGCAGTAcggcgtcgtgtcgagcgcgagcagcgtcgtcaACACGGTGCTGCCTATCATTGGCGGTGGGCTCATGGACCGGTGGGGCGGCAAGCG TGTCGCGCTCGTTTCCTCGTTCATCGTCACCCTTGGGTCTGTCCTGGCCGCCATATCCTCCGTGCACAACAACTACAGCCTCTTGGTCGGCGGTGAGATCCTGCTCGGATTCGGAAGCACAGTGTCCGAGGTGTGCCAGTACAAGCTGTACCCGCACTACGTGAGCGGTCGGCACATGGCGCTCGTGTTCGGCTTGACTCTGGCGTGGAATCGCCTGATTTCTGTCATTGCAAAGGTTGCCGCGGTGCCCATGACGCAGCTCGACCACCACTGGGGGTGGGCGCTGTGGATCAGCGCGATCCTGTGCGCGTTCAGCTTTGGCAGCGTCGTCGCATATGCTCTGTACGAGCGGTCTCTGCCCAAGGAGTATCGCCCGCCGTCTAGTAGGAACAAGAAGCAGAACTTGGTGCAGCTCACTGGCATCCCGCTCGTGCTGCAGCT GCCCAAGTTCTACTGGATCATGAACGCCACACAGATGCTCCAGCACGGCGTGTGGGCTGTCTACAACGCCAACGTCGCCGACATGCAGGTCAAGACGCGCGGCACGACGCAAGAAGCGGCGGGGTACAACTCGTCTCTGCAGTCCGTCATTCCGGTAGTCCTCACGCCCGTCGCGGGCTTCTTCTTCGACCGCGTGGGACACCGCATGACCTTTG TGTCCCTCACCGCAGCCCTCTACATCGTCGTGTTCGTCCTCATTGGCCTGACGAAAGTcaacgccctcgcgcccatCATCCTCTCGTCCTTCGCGTACGTCACCAACCTGCTGCCGTACTTCGCCGCCCTGCCGATCCTGATCGACGGgaccgagctgctcggcacAGCGTTTGGCGTGTTCCAGGCGTTTGCGAACAGCGGCAGTTTGATCATGAACGTGGCGGTGGGCGCGATC CAGGACAACACCCCGCACCAAAAGTACGACCGCGTCATCTACCTCCTCATCGCgctcaaggtcgtcgacgtcgtcttGGGCCCAGTGTACATCTACCTCGACCGCCGGTGGCTCCGCGGCAGTCTCCAGCTGCCCGAGCGCACGCGCGTggccatcctcgacgaggtgcacgccgagggcgataCGCTCGAGGGGCTCAAGACGAGCAAGCTCACCACGGCGGTGTGCGGCGGCATCCTCATCGCCATGACGATAACAGGCATCACC atcTACGTCATctactcgctcggcgcgagcgactCGTAG
- the prlL_0 gene encoding MFS transporter prlL, producing the protein MADRKSLDDLEGKALDVTIENATPELPYIDPVKERALIRKIDLRLFPMIWVCYLMSYIDRTNIGNAKVGGMSHDLKMTSSDYSLVLSIFFIGYLLFEPPSNMLLSHARPSLYIPSIMVIWGAISVAPVGIHTTAGMAVFRLFLGLVEAGFWPGCMLVMSCWYKSDEMSKRTAFFYSASMVAGAFGGLLAGAIITGMEGMGGITGWRWLFIIEGIMTVTVALAAFTVLPDFPATTKWISGEERDLALNRLLVGGAGDGAGEDHAGHWASFKAACKDPRTWVFSLTYTFVQGAGTISYFIPTLMTVQGYKGSKAQYMTVPIYIVSLAFSLTGGWLADRTKQKAYVILGAATMSTLSFIVCGWAPGHKLKYAFLCFGCAGIWTTVPIFLSWSVIMFDGREKRGISFAFVNGIGNLASVYGSWLWPSWNGPNYPIGFGVTTALCFMIIVMVSFAKWRYGDTGVAKTS; encoded by the exons ATGGCCGACCGcaagtcgctcgacgacctcgagggcaaggcgctcgacgtgaCCATCGAGAACGCCACCCCGGAGCTGCCGTACATCGACCCAGTGAAGGAGCGCGCGCTGATCCGCAAGATCGACCTGCGCCTCTTCCCCATGATCTGGGTGTGCTACCTCATGTCGTACATTGACCGCACGAACATCGGCAACGCCAAAGTCGGCGGCATGTCCCACGACCTCAAGATGACATCGAGCGACTACTCGCTCGTCCTGTCCATCTTCTTCATCGGATACCTCCTCTTCGAGCCCCCGAGCAACATGCTGCTCTCGCACGCCAGGCCAAGTCTCTACATCCCGTCGATCATGGTCATCTGG GGCGCGATCTCCGTTGCGCCAGTAGGCAtccacaccaccgccggcatGGCCGTGTTCCGtctcttcctcggcctcgtcgaggccggcttCTGGCCCGGCTGCATGCTCGTCATGTCATGCTGGTACAag TCCGATGAGATGTCCAAGCGCACGGCCTTCTTCTACTCGGCCTCCATGGTGGCCGGCGCAttcggcggcctgctcgccggcgcAATTATCACCGGAATGGAGGGCATGGGCGGCATCactggctggcgctggctcttCATCATCGAGGGCATCATGACTGTCACGGTGGCCCTTGCGGCGTTCACCGTCCTGCCTG ACTTCCCTGCCACGACCAAGTGGATCtcgggcgaggagcgcgacctcgccctcaaccgcctgcttgtcggcggcgcgggtgacGGTGCTGGCGAGGACCATGCCGGCCACTGGGCTTCGTTCAAGGCTGCGTGCAAGGACCCCAGGACTTGG GTCTTCTCCCTCACCTACACTTTCGTCCAGGGTGCGGGCACCATCTCGTACTTCATCCCGACGCTCATGACGGTGCAGGG GTACAAGGGCTCCAAGGCGCAGTACATGACTGTGCCGATCTACATTGTCTCCCTCGCCTTCTCGCTCaccggcggctggctcgccgACCGCACCAAGCAGAAGGCGTACGTgatcctcggcgccgcgacgatgaGCACGCTCAGCTTCATCGTGTGTGGCTGGGCACCGGGCCACAAGCTCAAGTACGCGTTCCTGTGCTTTGGCTGCGCGGGTATCTGGACGACGGTGCCCATCTTCCTCTCGTGGAGCGTGATCATGTTCGACGGgcgcgagaagcgcggcATCTCGTTTGCGTTCGTCAACGGTATCGGCAACCTCGCGTCCGTGTACGGCTCGTGGCTGTGGCCGTCTTGGAACGGCCCCAACTACCCCATTGGCTTCGGCGTCACCACCGCCCTGTGCTTCATGATCATCGTCATGGTGTCGTTCGCCAAGTGGCGGTATGGCGACACGGGCGTGGCCAAGACTTCGTAG
- the hdl gene encoding (S)-2-haloacid dehalogenase 4A: MSTPSKDYKALLFDCYGTLINWEGGMQNALQPLLVQIRKQNISRDDFFKQLGSIETAIQTNEPTKLYPDVLAETYRQVADHFKLQYTEDEAVDFGNSVPEWPAFPDSAKALKRLQDSGLKLVILSNINNDSFAASRKKLEKEGAVFDEVYTAQNIGSYKPSLNNFDYAISHLQKDHGISKDEILIVANSKLHDIQPGHKVGLKGAWIDRAGGVMGVSAFTGVEPAWTYDSMREFADVIEKVRA, translated from the exons atgtcgACCCCCTCCAAGGACTACAAGGCCCTCCTCTTCGACTGCTACGGCACCCTCATCAACTGGGAGGGTGGCATGCAGAACGCGCTCCAgccgctcctcgtccagATCCGCAAGCAGAACATCAGCCGGGACGACTTCTTCAAGCAGCTCGGCTCCATCGAGACTGCTATCCAGACCAACGAGCCCACCAAGCTCTAccccgacgtgctcgccgagacgTACCGCCAGGTCGCCGACCACTTCAAGCTCCAGTACACTGAGG acgaggcggtcgactTTGGCAACTCTGTGCCCGAGTGGCCCGCGTTCCCCGActcggccaaggcgctcaagcgcCTCCAGGACTCGGGCCTCAAGCTCGTCATCCTGAGCAACATCAACAACGACTCGTTTGCTGCCAGCCGCAAgaagctcgagaaggagggcgcGGTCTTTGACGAGGTCTACACCGCGCAGAACATCGGCTCGTACAAGCCCTCGCTCAACAACTTTGACTACGCCATCTCGCACCTCCAGAAGGACCACGGCATCTCCAAGGACGAGATCCTCATCGTCGCAAACTCCAAGCTCCACGACATCCAGCCCGGACACAAGGTCGGCCTCAAGGGCGCATGGAtcgaccgcgccggcggcgtcatgGGTGTCTCGGCCTTCActggcgtcgagcccgcATGGACCTACGACTCGATGAGGGAGTTTGCCGACGTCATTGAGAAGGTTCGCGCTTag
- the gabT_0 gene encoding putative 4-aminobutyrate aminotransferase, producing MTIAQTAVRALAAPTTATAGLQQIAQQHITKGLGRLRNHVFAKGKGLRVTTTDGRELLDFTAGIGVTSLGHAHPDVTAAIVEQASSIIHVQCAIALSAPYVQLVESLLAMMPHPSLDSFFFWNSGSEAIEAAIKVARYHTKRNNIVVMQGGYHGRTAGAAGLTRSKTNFFAGTGPLMPCVYTTPFPYWHAMGLDKNTPEEVLVEQAITQLDNLLLQQTAPEDTAAIFLEPVIGEGGYIQAPTKFVEHLRKVCDKHGILLVADEIQTGFWRTGKAFAIEHTGVTPDLMVFAKGFANGMPISGIVSRKDVLDGMPAGSLGGTYSGNVVACAAALATTRFMRSHDLGSAVLARAEQVRKGLEEIKASKAGWIIEDIRVTGLMIALEFKDPRSRLTSGHHLRAGYTLPAYINRLVQDAALDRGLLTLTTSIYPVLRMIPSLLVSEAEVDEMLAILRESVAAVTSSIEEAGKA from the exons ATGACCATCGCCCAGACTGCCgtgcgcgccctcgccgcccccacgACCGCCACTGCCGGACTTCAGCAGATCGCCCAGCAGCACATCACCAAGGGCCTCGGCCGTCTTCGTAACCACGTCTttgccaagggcaagggcctgCGCGTGACCACGACCGatggccgcgagctcctcgacttCACTgccggcatcggcgtcaCCTCGCTCGGCCATGCGCACCCCGACGTCACGGCCGCcatcgtcgagcaggcctCCTCCATCATCCACGTCCAGTGCGCCATCGCCCTCTCGGCCCCCTatgtccagctcgtcgagtcgCTCCTGGCCATGATGCCCCACCCGAGCCTTGACAGCTTCTTCTTCTGGAACTCGGGCTCCGAGGCCATCGAGGCCGCCATCAAGGTCGCCCGCTACCACACCAAGCGCAACAACATTGTCGTCATGCAGGGCGGCTACCACGGCCGCACGGCCGGTGCCGCTGGCCTGACCCGCAGCAAGACCAACTTCTTTGCTGGCACCGGCCCGCTCATGCCGTGCGTGTACACCACGCCATTCCCGTACTGGCACGCGATGGGCCTCGACAAGAACACCCCCGAGgaggtgctcgtcgagcaggccatCACCCAGCTCGACAACCTTCTCCTCCAGCAGACCGCGCCAGAGGACACTGCTGCCATCTTCCTCGAGCCAGTCATCGGCGAGGG TGGCTACATCCAGGCGCCGACCAAGTTTGTTGAGCACCTCCGCAAGGTGTGCGACAAGCACGGCATCCTCCTTGTTGCCGACGAGATCCAGACCGGCTTCTGGCGCACGGGCAAGGCCTTTGCGATTGAGCACACTGGCGTCACGCCCGACCTCATGGTCTTCGCCAAGGGCTTTGCCAACGGTATGCCCATCAGCGGTATCGTCAGCCGCAAGGATGTGCTGGACGGAATGCCGGCAGGATCGCTG GGTGGCACCTACTCGGGCAACGTTGTCGCctgtgccgccgcgctcgcaaCGACGCGCTTCATGCGCAGCCACGACCTCGGCTCGGctgtgctcgcgcgcgctgaGCAGGTGCGCAAGGGCTTGGAGGAGATCAAGGCTTCCAAGGCAGGCTGGATCATCGAGGACATTCGCGTGACTGGC CTCATGATCGCCCTCGAGTTCAAGGACCCTCGCTCGCGCCTCACCAGCGGACACCACCTGCGCGCGGGCTACACCCTCCCGGCATACATCAACCGCCTGGTCCAGGACGCCGCACTCGACCGCGGACTGCTCACCCTCACCACTAGCATCTACCCCGTTCTCCGCATGATCCCCTCTCTGTTGgtctccgaggccgaggtcgacgagatgCTCGCCATCCTTCGCGAGTCTGTCGCAGCGGTTACGAGCAgcatcgaggaggcgggcAAGGCGTGA